CTTCATTACATCTGTTACTGCATTTTTAACTTTTTTACCAGGATACAAAAAGTAAGGAACTATAGTTAATGAATCAATATCTTCTTTGAGACATTTAGAAATTCCATCTTCGATATATGGTGGTTCAACCTCTAGAAAACAAAAATCAGTAAAAACATAGTCTCCTTTTGCTTTGATACCCTGACAAATTACTTCTAATTCTTCAGATGCCTCTCTTTCTCTACTCCCTCTGTCAATTAGTAATAATCCTCTTTTCAATTCAGAATCCTCGCTATGGCTATAGTCAAATTAGGTGGGAATTTCTGCTTTTCTACAATTAATTCTCCTCCAGAAACCTTAATTGCAGCAGCTTCCGATACACTTGCAGTTCCTTCAAATGCTTTTACAGTATCTGAAGGATTTGGTGCAGAAATATCGGCTAATTCTTCCCTGTTTACGTATTCAACTGGAATTTTCATTTCTTCTCCAATTTCTATCAATCCTTGTACATCTTGTGGTTTTTTAATTGACACTAATTTTGCAATAGATTTTGAACTAAGATTGAATTTATCTAAACAACTCTCAATTCCTTCTCTGATTGTTTCCTTTGTAGTATCCCAATGCAATCCAATACCAATCACTAAACTTGGAGGACGATAAACTACGGACTCTTTAGATAATTCTTTATCAATAATTCTATCAGAAATTATTAGATATGCTTTAGAGTTTGATTGTTTCAAATCCTCTGGATTTTTATAAATTAAAACATTTTTTGGTAATTCCTTGTACCAACTTTTGTTACCTGCTTCTTGAAATACTCCGATAGGTTCCTCGTTAACCATATGTGCACTAATCTTTGTTACATTTGTGTCATCTTCAATTTTCCAACCAAATTCTCTTCCAACAAGATCTACTGCTATGGTTTTGTTAACATCTGCAGCAGTTGTAATAACTGGTAAAGCTTGCAATTTTTCTGCAATTTCTTGAGTTAATTCATTTGCTCTTCCTATATGCCCTGATAAGACACTAATTACAAAATTTGTTTTATCATCAATTACAATTACAGCTGGATCTGTTTTTTTATCCTTCAGATGTGGCGCTATTAGTCTAATTACTGCACCTAATGAAAAAAGGCAGATGAGCGCATTACTATTTTTAAAAAGTTCCACAATTTTCTCTGATGTGGGCTCAGAATACCAAACTATTTCATTTCCCTCATTTGAGAATTTTGAGGGTGCAAAGATACTCCAGTCAGGAAATATTTTTTTGAGATTTTCTCCAATTTTTACCCCGTTTTTAGTAATTGCAAGAACTGAAGTTTTATCCATAATCAAAACTTTCCAATTTTAATAAAATACCTTACTCTTTTGATACTCTGGCTAGAATATTTCCATCAAAATCAAACAATATCACATCAATTGGAACTTTTTGATCTGAATGATTTCTCATATGTTTGTATGTTTGACTACAAATTAATTCAAAAAATCCTTTTACATTATTTTCCAAAATTATTTCAGAAACATGTCTTGCAGTATTTGCTTTTTTAATACTTTGAATTACATTTTCTCTGGCATTTGCTTTTTTTGCTAATTCTGCTAAGAAACTCATATCTACTTTAGAACCTTTAACATGAGTTTGTTTAACTCCTGCTGCCATTTTTGCAAGTTTCCCAATAAATCCTACAACATATGCTTTTTTGATATTTTTTTTAGCACATTGTTGAATTGTATAACCTGAAAAATCTCCCATTTGCACAAAACAATGTTCAGGTAAATCAACTATTTTTTTTGCAAAATCTTCACTTCTTCCTCCAGTTGTAAGAACTACTGTATCATTTCCCATTGCAATTGCTACATCCAGATTTTGTCTTATTGATGCTGCATAAGATGCCGTAGAAAATGGAATTACTATTCCACTAGTTCCTAAAATAGAAATTCCATTTACAATCCCTAATCTTGGATTATCTGTTTTTGGACCTAATTCTCTTCCTTTAGGAACAGAAATTACAACTTTAATTCCTTTTTCTAAAAGAATTTTTTTGCCTACTTCTCTTAAATTTTCAATAATCATTTTTTTTGGAACTGGATTAATTGCAGGTTTGTTTATCTCCAATCCTAAGCCAGGTTTTGTAACAACGCCAACTCCTTCACCTCCGTCTATTTCGATTTGATTTATTTTATCTGTAAATGATAATTCAACAATTATTTCTGCACCATGTGTTACGTCAGGATCATCTCCACCATCTTTAATTACAGAGCACTTTGCTTTATCAGATCCAAATTCACAAGAATATACTGAAATTTTAATAAGAGATCGTTTTGGCAACAAAATCTCTACATTTTCTATTTTTTCTTGATCCAAAATTGATAATAATGCGGCTTTTGCTGCTGCAGTTGCAGAACTTCCTGTAGTATAACCAGTCTTTAATTTTCTTTTTTCTTCTTCCACATTTATTGTATTTATTTTACTGTATTAACTCTTATTTGATATTTTTTTAATTTTCTCTAAATAGATTTAAAATTAAAACTTACTTGAGATAATTGTGAATAAATGTAGAAAAATAGTTGTTACTGGTGCAAGTGGATTTATTTCAACAAATCTTAGAAAGTATTTGTCTGAACAAAATATTGAGTTAATTTCAATATCGCGAAAAAACTTTAAACAATTCAAAAATGAGTCTAAAATTGTTTCAAAAAATTATGATGAAAAAAATCTTCTCAAAAAAATTAAAGACTCTTATGCCCTAATTCATCTTGTTGGGATTGGGAAACAGTCTGTTGATATTGATTATGGCCTAGTAAATACACAATTCACAAATCATATAGTAAATTTAAGTAAAAAAGCAAAAATCAAAAAAATTATTTATTTAAGTGGTTTAGGAGTTTCAGCAACAACTTCTTTAGGGTATTTTATTTCTAAATACCACTCAGAAAAAATAATAATTAATTCTGGAATTAATTATACTATTTTCAGGCCATCATATATTGTTGGAAAAGATGACTTGCTTACAAAACATCTTCATAAACAAATCAAGAATGGATTAATTAAAATTCCCGGCTCTGGAAATTATATGATTCAGCCAATTCACGTTAATGATGTTGTAAAAATTATTTTTAAATCAATTACTGAAGTAAAATTTAAGAATAAAATTTTTGATCTTGTGGGTTCTGATAATGTTACTTTTGAGGAATATGTTAAATTGTTTTCCAAGGGAACTAACACCATAATTAAAAAAATTAATTTAGAAGATTCTTACTATGATGCAATTACTAATCCAAAATCTGATTTTGGCGTTGATGATCTCAATATTCTAATTGGTAATTTCAAAGGTAACCATAACAAACTAAAAAAATTCACTGGTATGAAATTTGAATCTGTAGTGAAATTATTAGAGTCTGGCAGATTGCTTTAATGTTTCAGCCTTGTCTGTTTTTTCCCAAGTAAATTCAGGCTCATTTCTTCCAAAATGACCATATGATGCAGTTTTTTTGTAAATTGGTCTTTTCAAATCTAATTGAGAAATAATACCTGCTGGCCTCATATCAAAATTCTTTCGAACCAATTCTTCGATCTCATTTTCTGGAATTTTGTTTGTTCCAAATGTATTAACATAAAGTGATACTGGTTCTGCAACTCCTATTGCGTATGCAAGTTGTACTTCACATCTATCTGCTAGTTCTGCTGCAACAAGATTCTTGGCAATGTATCTACACATGTAACATGCTGATCTATCAACTTTGGAAGG
This genomic window from Nitrosopumilus ureiphilus contains:
- a CDS encoding cobalt-precorrin 5A hydrolase, with product MDKTSVLAITKNGVKIGENLKKIFPDWSIFAPSKFSNEGNEIVWYSEPTSEKIVELFKNSNALICLFSLGAVIRLIAPHLKDKKTDPAVIVIDDKTNFVISVLSGHIGRANELTQEIAEKLQALPVITTAADVNKTIAVDLVGREFGWKIEDDTNVTKISAHMVNEEPIGVFQEAGNKSWYKELPKNVLIYKNPEDLKQSNSKAYLIISDRIIDKELSKESVVYRPPSLVIGIGLHWDTTKETIREGIESCLDKFNLSSKSIAKLVSIKKPQDVQGLIEIGEEMKIPVEYVNREELADISAPNPSDTVKAFEGTASVSEAAAIKVSGGELIVEKQKFPPNLTIAIARILN
- a CDS encoding cobalt-precorrin-5B (C(1))-methyltransferase translates to MNTINVEEEKRKLKTGYTTGSSATAAAKAALLSILDQEKIENVEILLPKRSLIKISVYSCEFGSDKAKCSVIKDGGDDPDVTHGAEIIVELSFTDKINQIEIDGGEGVGVVTKPGLGLEINKPAINPVPKKMIIENLREVGKKILLEKGIKVVISVPKGRELGPKTDNPRLGIVNGISILGTSGIVIPFSTASYAASIRQNLDVAIAMGNDTVVLTTGGRSEDFAKKIVDLPEHCFVQMGDFSGYTIQQCAKKNIKKAYVVGFIGKLAKMAAGVKQTHVKGSKVDMSFLAELAKKANARENVIQSIKKANTARHVSEIILENNVKGFFELICSQTYKHMRNHSDQKVPIDVILFDFDGNILARVSKE
- a CDS encoding SDR family oxidoreductase, with the protein product MNKCRKIVVTGASGFISTNLRKYLSEQNIELISISRKNFKQFKNESKIVSKNYDEKNLLKKIKDSYALIHLVGIGKQSVDIDYGLVNTQFTNHIVNLSKKAKIKKIIYLSGLGVSATTSLGYFISKYHSEKIIINSGINYTIFRPSYIVGKDDLLTKHLHKQIKNGLIKIPGSGNYMIQPIHVNDVVKIIFKSITEVKFKNKIFDLVGSDNVTFEEYVKLFSKGTNTIIKKINLEDSYYDAITNPKSDFGVDDLNILIGNFKGNHNKLKKFTGMKFESVVKLLESGRLL